In the Drosophila teissieri strain GT53w chromosome 3R, Prin_Dtei_1.1, whole genome shotgun sequence genome, TGTTACTGCTGATGAAGTTCAAGCTGAAGGTGATCATGCCCATCCTGCTGGCTTTGATCGGTCTAAAGGCCACTAAGGCTCTGATTCTGTCCAAGATCGCCATCAAGTTGGTGCTGGGCTTCCTGATCTACAACCTTATCCAGAAGTTAGGAGGTATGAAAATGAACATGGTGCCCATGCCCGCTCCAGTTCCGGCCAGCGAGTACGGAGTGCccagcaccaccgcctcctcctaCGATCCCAGCAACTGGGAGCCCATGAGCGGAGGTCCCTACGCCCGTTGGGACTCGCAGAACCTAGCTTACAGCTCGTACCACCCTAGCAGCTCGTCGTCCTACTCCTCTGGATCCTCTTCGGGATCCTCGGGCTCTTCGTCAAGCTACAGCTCGTCCTCTTAGACAGGGAAAGGCATTGGCCCAATTGTAAATACCAAGGAATTTGCGATCCTTCCTATGGGGGATTGCTGTCAGTCACACAGACCAAATGGAACCGGAACCTGCCCCAGGCCATAATTGTAGTCGCTAAGGTTAGGAACGCGAGAGTTTCAGCCATTCTTCAGCACCAACCACATCCCCACGTAGCCTGATTCTCCCCTCTTCATACCTTCTTTCTCATTGACCCTTCGTCTTTTTGCCTTCGTTACTTTGTCACAAATCGGCCACAAGCCAAACTGAAttgaattaatatttatttaatttattaaaaatgcaaaaatttaaaacaagcaTTAAAGTTCTTAATTACGGAATTTCTTGGGGTGTGTTTGGGTAAGGTAAATAGTATCCTTTTCAGATACTAATGAATTAACTTCTGACAGTCAGGACACTGGCCAGTTGGTTGGTATAAAATAGGATTTAAAATCATTGCAGTGAAAAACGGATGTGCCTTACTTATGAAGTGTTCTCGGAACTGCCATGTTAATGAGTCAGCGGCACGTACATAGCTTAATAGCATGTCAACTAAACGAGGTACTAACTCTTATGTTTTCACAGGCCGCCAGCACGCAAttgctgtgggtggtggtagTGAACCATTTATTTTTCTGCGACACGACAATTTGTTTTGTGAAGTTGTAAGGAAGTACCGATCTGCAAAGTGCCTAAACTTAATGGAACTGACATCTGTGTTTGCTGCTTAATTGACCATGCAGAAAACATCTGTTAGATACAATAGGTATTTAAAGACGGCAAGCAACCGATTTCAAGTCAGTAAACGACTTGCTACACAATGTTGGCCAGCATATGGATCCTACTTTTCATGAGACTCGCGCCAAGTCTGAGCCTCAAATCAATCAGAGGAGTTCATCAGTCGGATACGGAAGTGAGCAAAATAATGAGGTCCCTAGATGTGATACCAGATGTTATACACATCGGACCGCAGGAGTTTCTTAATGTGAGTGAGGCAAACAACTTTAACAATACGATGAGCATATAGAATgatcttataaataaataatgtaaaaaacttaaaaacttttaagtAACGTAGATCAATACAAAAAGTAGAAGAGATAAAAGTTGAAGAGATAATTGTCCGGTATTTAAGAATTTCTGCTTAACTTTAGTCCAACCAAAGAAAGATATGCTTCACCCTCAATGCGCCAATTGTATTTCTAGAAAACTACTTTATATGAAACTATAGGATTTTTAGTGATATTATGAAATTGATCATTTATTGCTGTTGCTTCCACAATAGGTAACATACCATGGACGTGTAGCAGCACATTGTGGAAAGCTTCTGGACCCCATGCAAGTGCGCGATGAGCCTTCCGTGAAATGGCCCTCGGCACCGGAAAACTACTACGCCCTACTGATGGTAGATCCAGACGTACCCAACGTCATAACACCCACGCACCGGGAGTTCCTGCACTGGATGGTGCTAAACATACCCGGCAATCTATTGGCCCTTGGCGATGTGCGCGTGGGATACATGGGCGCCACCCCGCTGAAGGGGACCGGAACCCATCGGCTCGTCTTCCTGCTCTACAAGCAGAGGGATTACACCAAGTTTGACTTTCCGAAACTGCCGAAACACTCGGTTAGGGGACGCAGTGGATTTGAGACTAAGCGGTTCgcaaagaaatataaatttgggCATCCGGTTGCTGGAAACTTCTTTACATCCCAATGGAGCCACGATGTCCCATCCCTTATTAAAGTCATATCACACAATGCTCGCCAAGCCGCACACTTTTGAATTCAGAGGCTAGCTTCCAATAAAAGTAAGGCCAAATATAACTCAGAATACCATATTAAAAGTATGTCCTA is a window encoding:
- the LOC122620217 gene encoding putative odorant-binding protein A5, producing MLASIWILLFMRLAPSLSLKSIRGVHQSDTEVSKIMRSLDVIPDVIHIGPQEFLNVTYHGRVAAHCGKLLDPMQVRDEPSVKWPSAPENYYALLMVDPDVPNVITPTHREFLHWMVLNIPGNLLALGDVRVGYMGATPLKGTGTHRLVFLLYKQRDYTKFDFPKLPKHSVRGRSGFETKRFAKKYKFGHPVAGNFFTSQWSHDVPSLIKVISHNARQAAHF